The sequence TTAAGATGTTGTTTTATGATTACTTTGAAATGTCTTTACAGGATGAAGTGCCCTCTTGCAGGTACAAATAAAAGATTTCTTATTAATACTATTAAGAACACGTTACCCTCCCAAAAAGAGCAAGACCAAGAACatgaacaggaggaggaggacagtaaACCACCTGAGCCAAGTGAgagcaggaaagaagaaaaacCAAAGAAACATAGAACTTATCCTTACACACCCAGCTTTCAGGCCAGAAGAAGAGTCAGCTATTCTCCTCCTAGGTACCGGAACAGGAGCCGGCACACAAAGGATAAGTACGAAAAGTGACCAAACAAACAGAGAAGGTGATGAATACAT is a genomic window of Natator depressus isolate rNatDep1 chromosome 1, rNatDep2.hap1, whole genome shotgun sequence containing:
- the POLR1D gene encoding protein POLR1D isoform X2; the protein is MEEDMELERKAVEELLKEAKRGKTRAETMGAMGWMKCPLAGTNKRFLINTIKNTLPSQKEQDQEHEQEEEDSKPPEPSESRKEEKPKKHRTYPYTPSFQARRRVSYSPPRYRNRSRHTKDKYEK
- the POLR1D gene encoding protein POLR1D isoform X1; its protein translation is MEEDMELERKAVEELLKEAKRGKTRAETMGAMGWMKCPLAGTNKRFLINTIKNTLPSQKEQDQEHEQEEEDSKPPEPSESRKEEKPKKHRTYPYTPSFQARRRVSYSPPRYRNRSRHTKDKIDQI